One Paenibacillus sp. FSL W8-0186 genomic window carries:
- a CDS encoding TetR/AcrR family transcriptional regulator, which translates to MNRRKMQVVDHAFALFIEKGIMQTSIQDIIERAGISKGTFYNYFSSKNDCVSAVLEKLRYEARMKRSELQIGKDPSDIHILIEQIAMISQTSQKYGLSALFEEILHSHDKEMKQYVMYHRIIEIGWLADRLVEVYGEKLRRSAFEAAVIFMGVQQHLLFTAKNINQTLDPKDVASTIFLHYMSHIIECLVEKNTSVIDDEKLHVMKGQLMQEEVKQEDILQALDDFACQLRFTKSQAELSAALRYEIDQQPLRESVVNALLKPYVEAFRGSDGYDQSKDIMTMIWRYMRQ; encoded by the coding sequence AAATGCAAGTGGTGGACCATGCTTTTGCCCTGTTTATTGAAAAGGGAATCATGCAAACCTCTATTCAAGATATTATTGAACGCGCAGGCATTTCCAAAGGGACATTCTACAACTACTTCTCCTCGAAAAATGATTGCGTCAGCGCCGTATTAGAGAAGCTGCGTTACGAAGCGCGCATGAAAAGAAGCGAGCTGCAGATCGGCAAAGACCCCAGCGATATCCATATCTTAATCGAGCAAATCGCGATGATCTCGCAAACGAGCCAGAAGTACGGGTTATCCGCCTTGTTCGAGGAAATTCTGCATTCCCACGATAAAGAAATGAAGCAATATGTCATGTACCACCGGATCATTGAAATCGGTTGGCTCGCCGATCGCCTGGTTGAAGTATATGGCGAGAAATTACGCCGTTCTGCATTTGAGGCGGCCGTGATTTTCATGGGGGTTCAGCAGCACCTGCTGTTTACGGCCAAAAATATCAATCAAACCCTCGATCCAAAGGATGTCGCCAGTACAATATTTCTGCACTATATGAGTCATATTATCGAATGCCTGGTCGAGAAGAACACCTCCGTCATTGATGACGAGAAGCTGCATGTGATGAAAGGCCAACTGATGCAAGAAGAGGTCAAGCAGGAGGATATTCTCCAGGCACTGGACGATTTCGCATGCCAGCTTAGATTTACGAAATCGCAGGCCGAACTATCGGCAGCGCTGCGTTATGAAATCGATCAACAGCCTTTGCGCGAATCCGTCGTCAACGCACTCCTGAAGCCCTATGTCGAAGCCTTCAGGGGCTCTGACGGCTATGACCAGTCTAAGGATATTATGACCATGATCTGGAGATATATGAGGCAATAG